A window of Octopus sinensis linkage group LG29, ASM634580v1, whole genome shotgun sequence contains these coding sequences:
- the LOC115226135 gene encoding splicing factor, suppressor of white-apricot homolog isoform X2 has translation MSDEEKHIEALCDKERYLELHTDMQEQALYEEEEWKRYYQSLSEGFNAVGFLYEQPTDSSVPEDEDQELNAALEAAVEKFVPPKELQVPPDIAIPESNKINAIIERTANFVVMQGGQMEIMLKTKQSSNPLFEFLNIDNSLCPYYKHVIKMIKSGKYKPIIENAPDDEDGGEDQHSYLHPLLSVKPGKAEARKPIKLPAVDMHNTAYGDLVRSVKAATARHQNAKKSKSKDAETSDQKPTVSPFLSEPIYPNNVPPPPGVEPVTLPPANQPEPPGTDASLVSGPSAETIDQAESTVYGENGSPKGHIIPPPPDVQPVIDKMALYVAKNGIEFEIVVKNKCDPRFEFLMEDHLHFPYYEFKKNLHMKEFEQEKSKSEEQKAFQNKGVSFSIKPKTKEQESVSFEKRPVFSYESSEEGSEVDELKPTQPSSPIVEMVENQLKKVEAKMVAEEKVERRESNHDSMSRKMAEEKLKDRLALAAREKLSQATKEKQLQAERKRKAALFINMLKSSNQLVTNPNNSDKDHSDTGGCVSLASSSGNTPVLHHKTVDLEEVYLSADGSHHIYDATNNVQDGGYLYDNSSNHSKGHQSCSDSPLSKKSPTPPGGYVTKRYNSSASSSQRRGSSQPQERSRSPGSRKSRKRSPSRKHSRSKSPGKQLKRSKSPSPHKHRNHSKCRSVSRSPSKYSSSSRQLRLMEQSPKHYSRHQSPVHHSRSHLSSAVSSQTRVEKSRSRSRSRSFKERSKSPYSRKSGKSPSRKQGYSKSPSKKSKSRLKSPSSKKKHKRSRSRSPSKKQQKLSRSENDKHSSKSSSKSKKDSKDKCSKRESSRKRATESREKDSPKIQPLLVDLTLKPETTFDLTSSRIEIRSNSPQPLQTSLEPTVNKSEQPVSESMLSKVRAMLKASRQAILKEDTSSDL, from the exons CTGCTCTTGAAGCTGCAGTTGAGAAGTTTGTGCCTCCAAAAGAACTTCAAGTACCACCGGATATTGCAATA CCGGAGAGCAACAAGATCAATGCCATTATCGAAAGAACTGCCAACTTTGTAGTGATGCAGGGGGGACAAATGGAAATCATGCTGAAGACAAAGCAATCCTCAAATCCCCTCTTTGAGTTCCTTAACATTGACAATAGTCTTTGTCCCTATTATAAACACGTCATAAAGATGATAAAGTCTGGGAAATATAAGCCAATTATTGAAAACGCTCCTGATGATGAAG ATGGCGGAGAGGACCAGCACAGTTACCTCCATCCGCTGTTGAGCGTGAAACCTGGCAAAGCCGAGGCCCGCAAACCCATCAAACTTCCTGCTGTTGACATGCACAATACTGCTTATGGGGATCTCGTCCGATCCGTGAAGGCAGCCACGGCACGACATCAGAACGCTAAGAAGAG TAAATCCAAAGATGCCGAGACCTCTGACCAGAAACCAACGGTGTCCCCATTCCTATCCGAACCGATCTACCCTAACAACGTACCACCTCCACCCGGAGTGGAACCGGTTACCCTACCCCCTGCTAATCAACCCGAGCCCCCGGGCACTGATGCCAGTCTCGTATCTGGCCCTTCTGCTGAAACCATCGACCAGGCAGAAAGTACAGTATATGG tgaaAATGGTTCGCCAAAGGGCCACATCATACCCCCACCGCCTGATGTCCAACCCGTTATCGACAAGATGGCCCTCTACGTCGCCAAGAATGGTATTGAGTTTGAAATAGTGGTGAAGAACAAATGCGACCCTCGATTTGAATTCCTGATGGAGGATCACCTCCACTTCCCTTACTACGAATTCAAAAAGAACTTGCATATGAAG GAATTTGAGCAAGAGAAATCCAAATCCGAAGAGCAGAAGGCCTTCCAAAATAAAGGGGTTAGTTTCTCAATAAAGCCCAAGACAAAGGAACAGGAGAGTGTGTCATTTGAGAAGCGACCCGTGTTCAGCTATGAGAGCAGTGAAGAAGGAAGCGAAGTGG ATGAGTTGAAGCCGACCCAGCCCAGCAGCCCCATCGTGGAGATGGTAGAAAACCAGTTGAAGAAGGTGGAGGCCAAAATGGTGGCAGAGGAGAAAGTGGAAAGACGGGAATCCAACCATGACAGCATGAGTAGGAAAATGG cggaagaaaaattgaaagaccGGCTGGCTTTAGCTGCCCGAGAGAAACTATCTCAGGCCACTAAAGAGAAACAATTGCAGGCCGAACGGAAACGCAAGGCAGCTCTGTTTATCAACATGTTGAAGTCCTCAAATCAGCTGGTTACCAACCCTAATAATTCGGATAAGGACCACTCGGATACTGGAG GCTGTGTGTCCTTGGCCAGCTCCAGTGGCAACACCCCGGTGCTGCACCATAAAACTGTAGATCTCGAGGAAGTCTACTTGTCTGCTGACGGCTCTCATCACATCTACGATGCTACAAACAACGTTCAAGATGGCGGCTACTTGTACGACAACTCCAGTAACCATAGCAAAGGCCACCAAAGTTGTTCGGACAGCCCTCTTAGTAAAAAGTCGCCGACGCCACCTGGTGGTTACGTCACGAAAAG ATACAACTCCAGTGCTTCTTCGTCGCAGCGGAGAGGAAGCTCGCAGCCCCAGGAACGTTCGAGGTCTCCGGGCAGTCGCAAGTCAAGGAAACGCAGCCCGTCACGGAAACACAGTCGTTCGAAGTCTCCGGGGAAACAGTTGAAGAGGAGCAAATCTCCAAGTCCACACAAACATCGGAACCATTCGAAATGCAG ATCCGTATCCCGGTCTCCCAGTAAATACAGCTCATCAAGCCGTCAACTACGATTGATGGAACAGTCTCCCAAACACTACAGCAGACATCAGTCACCCGTACACCATTCCAGATCTCACCTCAGCAGTGCTGTTTCCTCGCAGACCCGCGTAGAGAAGTCCCGATCCAGATCCAGGTCTCGCTCCTTTAAAGAACGCTCCAAGTCCCCGTATTCCAGGAAGTCCGGCAAAAGCCCCTCCAGAAAGCAAGGCTACTCCAAGTCTCCGTCAAAGAAAAGCAAATCGCGTTTAAAGTCTCCCAGCTCCAAGAAGAAGCACAAAAGATCTCGGTCAAG ATCTCCCAGCAAGAAGCAACAGAAGCTGTCAAGATCCGAAAACGACAAACACTCGAGCAAATCCAGCAGCAAATCGAAAAAGGATTCCAAAGACAAATGCTCCAAGCGTGAGAGCTCGAGGAAACGAGCCACGGAGTCGAGAGAGAAGGATTCTCCCAAGATCCAACCCTTGCTGGTCGATTTGACACTCAA GCCTGAGACTACATTTGATCTCACTTCATCGAGAATTGAAATCCGCAGCAACAGTCCACAGCCTCTCCAGACCTCGTTGGAGCCGACAGTAAACAAAAGCGAACAACCAGTTTCAGAA TCGATGCTATCCAAAGTCCGGGCCATGTTGAAAGCCAGCCGCCAAGCCATCCTCAAGGAAGACACCAGTTCTGACTTATGA